A window of Bacteroidales bacterium genomic DNA:
TTGCCTACTTTTTTCTTTTGTTAACATCTGCAATTCCTGTTAATATCATGCCGCTGATTTGTACAGGCTTGCCGGGATCTGATGGCCGATACCCTGATGACAAAGCCGGTTATTGTAATAATCCATATACTCTTTAAGTCCCTGATAAAGTTCCAGCCCATCAGAAGGAACTTTGATATAGACATAGTCATACTTCAAAGAACGCCAGAACCTTTCGATAAAGATGTTATCAATAGCCCTTCCCTTGACATCCATACTAATCCTTATACCTTCTTTCTCAAGAAAATCAATCCATTCATGACAGGTAAACTGACTGCCCTGATCCGAGTTAATGATCTCCGGCTTTCCATGCCTGGCAATAGCTTCTTTTGTTACATTGAGGCTACAGGCAGCATCAAGAGTGTTGGATATTCCCCAGCCGACAACATAGCGGCTGTAAACGTCTATTATCGCCGTCAAATAAAGAAAGCCCCTGGACATAGGAATGTATGTGATGTCAATTGCCCATACCTGGTTCGGACGCACTACCTGCAAATCTCGCAGAAGATAGGGTCTGATATACTTCGCCTGTCCAAGCCGGCTCAGATTACGCCTGGGATAAATTGCCATCAGGCCCATTAACCTCAATAATCGACGTACTCTCTTATGATTGACAAGTATTCCAAGGGTAAGCAAAAAATCACGCATCCTTTTTACTCCTTCTGTGGGATGCTCAAGATATTGCTCATCCATCAGTCTCATAAGATTCAGATTCTCCTCGCTCTCGCCCAGAGGTTTGTAATAAAAACTTCCACGGCTTACACTTACCAGTTTGCACTGGCAGCGAATACTCAATCTCTCTTCACGGTTAACCATATCAAGACGCTCTCTTACAGACCCAACTTCTTTAAGTTTTTTTTTAAAAACTCCCGCTCCTTCTCTAACTGTCCGATCTTGGCATATAATTTCTCGATATCAACTTCTCCCTTCTTTTCCTGGCCCGGTTTGTCAAAAAGCTCCGGTGCCCGTTCCAGAAACTCTTTCTTCCATCGTGATATCATGTTGGGAT
This region includes:
- a CDS encoding IS3 family transposase: MICQDRTVREGAGVFKKKLKEVGSVRERLDMVNREERLSIRCQCKLVSVSRGSFYYKPLGESEENLNLMRLMDEQYLEHPTEGVKRMRDFLLTLGILVNHKRVRRLLRLMGLMAIYPRRNLSRLGQAKYIRPYLLRDLQVVRPNQVWAIDITYIPMSRGFLYLTAIIDVYSRYVVGWGISNTLDAACSLNVTKEAIARHGKPEIINSDQGSQFTCHEWIDFLEKEGIRISMDVKGRAIDNIFIERFWRSLKYDYVYIKVPSDGLELYQGLKEYMDYYNNRLCHQGIGHQIPASLYKSAA
- a CDS encoding transposase; the encoded protein is MKTQRQKHSSAFKAKVAIEALQERESISEISKKYGIHPNMISRWKKEFLERAPELFDKPGQEKKGEVDIEKLYAKIGQLEKEREFLKKNLKKLGL